In one Cydia strobilella chromosome 25, ilCydStro3.1, whole genome shotgun sequence genomic region, the following are encoded:
- the LOC134752667 gene encoding AP-3 complex subunit sigma-2, which yields MIKAILVFNNHGKPRLSKFYQYFNEDMQQQIIKETFQLVSKRDDNVCNFLEGGSLIGGSDYKLIYRHYATLYFVFCVDSSESELGILDLIQVFVETLDKCFENVCELDLIFHADAAHQVLDELVMGGMVLQTNMADILCRLQEQNKMQKAEAGISAAPARAVSAVKSMNLPQQLRDMRLPDLPQAIKDLKF from the exons ATGATTAAGGCAATTTTAGTGTTCAACAACCATGGGAAGCCGAGATTATCTAAATTCTATCAGTACTTT AATGAAGATATGCAGCAGCAGATCATAAAGGAAACATTCCAACTGGTGTCGAAGCGGGATGACAATGTGTGCAATTTCTTGGAGGGTGGAAG TCTCATTGGAGGTTCAGACTACAAGTTGATCTACAGACATTATGCAACActgtattttgtgttttgtgtAGACAGCTCGGAGAGCGAACTGGGAATTCTAGATCTAATACag gtaTTTGTGGAGACCCTTGACAAATGCTTCGAGAATGTTTGCGAACTGGACTTGATCTTCCACGCAGACGCAGCACACCAG GTTCTGGACGAGCTGGTGATGGGCGGGATGGTGCTGCAAACAAACATGGCGGACATTCTGTGTAGACTACAGGAGCAGAACAAGATGCAGAAGGCTGAG GCGGGTATatcggcggcgccggcgcgcgcCGTGTCGGCGGTGAAGAGCATGAACCTGCCGCAGCAGCTGCGCGACATGCGGCTGCCCGACCTGCCGCAGGCCATCAAG GACCTGAAGTTCTGA